In a single window of the Montipora capricornis isolate CH-2021 chromosome 11, ASM3666992v2, whole genome shotgun sequence genome:
- the LOC138024537 gene encoding trace amine-associated receptor 5-like: MEVNHTTNCFFLTTVQLVHEGGILFSEIICCAVNSVLALTAALFNSIVIFVVWKTPLLHTPSNVLISCLAGSDLVIGLVAQPLFVVYKIAELSDDAKIACDGRLIHWIAGFVCAGVSVMTIATIAVDKMLALQLHLRYKEIVTVRRAMTTVFAYWFFCVVASVSLFIANSDRYWTLVPIPVLSISLIATFVAYIKIFNVLRRHRNQIRTQTLSAWDNGNMKKYKKSVFTMVYVLMMFLACYTPFLTAMVFRLILGYNSSNKMAYEWTATVVYLNSSLNPLLYWFRMQEIRVATYNALRKLRGKETESRIERKIHRISVLNDGFQ, translated from the coding sequence ATGGAGGTAAACCATACCACAAATTGTTTTTTCTTGACAACGGTTCAGCTAGTGCACGAGGGAGGCATACTTTTTTCGGAAATCATTTGCTGTGCAGTAAACTCTGTACTTGCCTTAACCGCAGCGCTATTTAACAGCATAGTGATTTTCGTGGTCTGGAAAACACCACTTCTTCACACACCAAGCAATGTCCTTATTTCTTGCTTAGCGGGCTCAGACCTCGTCATTGGACTCGTAGCTCAGCCTCTGTTTGTCGTTTATAAGATAGCCGAGTTAAGTGACGATGCTAAAATCGCCTGCGATGGAAGGCTCATTCACTGGATAGCTGGTTTTGTATGTGCGGGGGTATCGGTAATGACAATTGCAACGATAGCAGTGGACAAAATGCTAGCTTTACAGTTGCATCTTCGATACAAGGAAATCGTAACGGTTCGCCGTGCTATGACAACGGTATTCGCCTACTGGTTCTTCTGTGTCGTCGCCAGTGTTTCACTGTTTATAGCCAACTCTGATCGTTACTGGACACTTGTGCCGATACCTGTTCTGTCCATCAGCCTCATAGCTACATTTGTAGCGTATATTAAAATCTTCAATGTGTTGCGACGTCATCGAAATCAAATCCGAACACAGACTCTTTCAGCTTGGGACAATGGCAAtatgaaaaaatacaagaaatctGTCTTCACTATGGTTTATGTTTTAATGATGTTTCTCGCTTGCTATACTCCGTTCCTCACAGCTATGGTTTTCCGTCTTATACTCGGGTATAATTCGTCAAACAAGATGGCTTACGAATGGACTGCCACTGTTGTTTATCTGAATTCGTCATTAAATCCTCTTCTTTATTGGTTCAGGATGCAGGAGATTCGCGTCGCTACATACAACGCCCTACGAAAATTGCGAGGCAAGGAGACTGAGAGTAGGATAGAAAGAAAAATTCATAGAATAAGTGTTTTAAATGACGGCTTTCAGTAA